One Vigna unguiculata cultivar IT97K-499-35 chromosome 11, ASM411807v1, whole genome shotgun sequence DNA window includes the following coding sequences:
- the LOC114168438 gene encoding histone deacetylase HDT1-like has product MDSPMEFWGVEVKVGQTVKVDPMDPVSAYIHISQVALGEAKKEKANEPVVVYVKVGDQKIVLGTLKRDDIPHLSLDLVLDSDSELSHSSKTASVFFCGYKVLTDEGNISDFSDSDEEEEDLPLKGQDNGKPVTKVEGAKVTKPSKPAPVKGASVKQAKTVDPKKDEEDDSDSDESDDELAGIDESESSDEMDDDSESDEESESDEETPVKKVNQGKKRQNESASKTPVSSKKAKTATPEKTDGKKNVHVATPYPTKKGGKTPKNPTKGQSPISAGQLSCGTCKKNFANEDGLQQHKKAKHGGQ; this is encoded by the exons ATGGACTCACCAATGGAGTTTTGGG GTGTTGAGGTTAAGGTTGGGCAAACGGTGAAGGTTGATCCCATGGATCCAGTGAGTGCGTACATACACATCTCTCAGGTTGCCCTTGGAGAGGCGAAAAAGGAGAAGGCAAATGAACCTGTGGTTGTGTACGTGAAAGTTGGTGACCAGAAAATTGTTTTGGGAACCCTTAAAAGGGATGATATCCCTCACCTCTCGTTGGATTTGGTTCTCGACTCTGATTCTGAGCTATCGCACTCTTCGAAAACTGCTAGCGTATTTTTTTGTGGATACAAAGTTCTAAC TGACGAGGGTAACATTTCTGACTTTTCTG ATAGTGACGAAGAGGAGGAGGATCTTCCCTTGAAAGGTCAAGATAATG GGAAACCCGTAACAAAAGTTGAAGGTGCAAAGGTTACCAAGCCCTCTAAACCTGCTCCCGTGAAAGGTGCATCGGTGAAACAAGCAAAGACGGTTGATCCAAAGAAAGACGAGGAGGATGATTCTGATTCTGACGAATCTGATGATGAGCTTGCTGGTATTGATGAATCTGAATCTTCTGACGAG ATGGATGATGATAGCGAGAGTGATGAGGAGAGTGAAAGTGATGAAGAGACCCCTGTGAAGAAA GTGAATCAGGGCAAGAAGAGACAAAATGAGTCTGCCTCAAAAACTCCCGTCTCTTCCAAGAAAGCTAAAACTGCTACTCCTGAGAAGACTG ATGGTAAGAAAAATGTACACGTAGCAACTCCCTATCCTACGAAGAAAGGTGGAAAGACTCCCAAAAACCCTACAAAAGGGCAGTCTCCTATTTCTGCTGGACAACTATCTTGCGGGACTTGTAAAAA GAATTTTGCCAACGAAGATGGGTTGCAACAACATAAGAAGGCCAAGCATGGTGGTCAGTGA